The following are encoded together in the Arvicanthis niloticus isolate mArvNil1 chromosome 9, mArvNil1.pat.X, whole genome shotgun sequence genome:
- the Ntf3 gene encoding neurotrophin-3 isoform X3, translated as MSILFYVIFLAYLRGIQGNNMDQRSLPEDSLNSLIIKLIQADILKNKLSKQMVDVKENYQSTLPKAETPREPEQGEATRSEFQPMIATDTELLRQQRRYNSPRVLLSDSTPLEPPPLYLMEDYVGNPVVTNRTSPRRKRYAEHKSHRGEYSVCDSESLWVTDKSSAIDIRGHQVTVLGEIKTGNSPVKQYFYETRCKEARPVKNGCRGIDDKHWNSQCKTSQTYVRALTSENNKLIGWRWIRIDTSCVCALSRKIGRT; from the coding sequence ATGTCCATCTTGTTTTATGTGATATTTCTTGCTTATCTCCGTGGCATCCAAGGCAACAACATGGATCAAAGGAGTTTGCCAGAAGACTCTCTCAATTCTCTCATTATCAAGTTGATCCAGGCGGACATCTTGAAAAACAAGCTTTCCAAGCAGATGGTGGATGTTAAGGAAAATTACCAGAGCACCCTGCCCAAAGCAGAGACGCCCAGAGAACCAGAGCAGGGGGAGGCCACCAGGTCAGAATTCCAGCCAATGATTGCAACGGACACAGAACTACTACGGCAACAGAGACGCTACAATTCGCCCAGGGTCCTGCTGAGTGACAGCACCCCTTTGGAGCCCCCTCCCTTATATCTAATGGAGGACTATGTGGGCAACCCGGTGGTAACCAATAGAACATCACCACGAAGGAAACGGTATGCAGAGCATAAGAGTCACCGAGGAGAGTACTCAGTGTGTGACAGTGAGAGCCTGTGGGTGACCGACAAGTCCTCAGCCATTGACATTCGGGGACACCAGGTCACAGTACTGGGGGAGATCAAAACCGGCAACTCCCCCGtgaaacaatatttttatgaaaCGAGATGTAAAGAAGCCAGGCCAGTCAAAAACGGTTGCAGGGGGATTGATGACAAACACTGGAACTCTCAGTGCAAAACGTCGCAAACCTACGTCCGAGCACTGACTTCAGAAAACAACAAACTCATAGGCTGGCGCTGGATACGAATAGacacttcctgtgtgtgtgccttgtcGAGAAAAATTGGAAGAACATGA
- the Ntf3 gene encoding neurotrophin-3 isoform X1 — MWQPPSARIMMRQILQVNKVMSILFYVIFLAYLRGIQGNNMDQRSLPEDSLNSLIIKLIQADILKNKLSKQMVDVKENYQSTLPKAETPREPEQGEATRSEFQPMIATDTELLRQQRRYNSPRVLLSDSTPLEPPPLYLMEDYVGNPVVTNRTSPRRKRYAEHKSHRGEYSVCDSESLWVTDKSSAIDIRGHQVTVLGEIKTGNSPVKQYFYETRCKEARPVKNGCRGIDDKHWNSQCKTSQTYVRALTSENNKLIGWRWIRIDTSCVCALSRKIGRT, encoded by the coding sequence ATCTTACAGGTGAACAAGGTGATGTCCATCTTGTTTTATGTGATATTTCTTGCTTATCTCCGTGGCATCCAAGGCAACAACATGGATCAAAGGAGTTTGCCAGAAGACTCTCTCAATTCTCTCATTATCAAGTTGATCCAGGCGGACATCTTGAAAAACAAGCTTTCCAAGCAGATGGTGGATGTTAAGGAAAATTACCAGAGCACCCTGCCCAAAGCAGAGACGCCCAGAGAACCAGAGCAGGGGGAGGCCACCAGGTCAGAATTCCAGCCAATGATTGCAACGGACACAGAACTACTACGGCAACAGAGACGCTACAATTCGCCCAGGGTCCTGCTGAGTGACAGCACCCCTTTGGAGCCCCCTCCCTTATATCTAATGGAGGACTATGTGGGCAACCCGGTGGTAACCAATAGAACATCACCACGAAGGAAACGGTATGCAGAGCATAAGAGTCACCGAGGAGAGTACTCAGTGTGTGACAGTGAGAGCCTGTGGGTGACCGACAAGTCCTCAGCCATTGACATTCGGGGACACCAGGTCACAGTACTGGGGGAGATCAAAACCGGCAACTCCCCCGtgaaacaatatttttatgaaaCGAGATGTAAAGAAGCCAGGCCAGTCAAAAACGGTTGCAGGGGGATTGATGACAAACACTGGAACTCTCAGTGCAAAACGTCGCAAACCTACGTCCGAGCACTGACTTCAGAAAACAACAAACTCATAGGCTGGCGCTGGATACGAATAGacacttcctgtgtgtgtgccttgtcGAGAAAAATTGGAAGAACATGA
- the Ntf3 gene encoding neurotrophin-3 isoform X2, translating into MVTSATILQVNKVMSILFYVIFLAYLRGIQGNNMDQRSLPEDSLNSLIIKLIQADILKNKLSKQMVDVKENYQSTLPKAETPREPEQGEATRSEFQPMIATDTELLRQQRRYNSPRVLLSDSTPLEPPPLYLMEDYVGNPVVTNRTSPRRKRYAEHKSHRGEYSVCDSESLWVTDKSSAIDIRGHQVTVLGEIKTGNSPVKQYFYETRCKEARPVKNGCRGIDDKHWNSQCKTSQTYVRALTSENNKLIGWRWIRIDTSCVCALSRKIGRT; encoded by the coding sequence ATCTTACAGGTGAACAAGGTGATGTCCATCTTGTTTTATGTGATATTTCTTGCTTATCTCCGTGGCATCCAAGGCAACAACATGGATCAAAGGAGTTTGCCAGAAGACTCTCTCAATTCTCTCATTATCAAGTTGATCCAGGCGGACATCTTGAAAAACAAGCTTTCCAAGCAGATGGTGGATGTTAAGGAAAATTACCAGAGCACCCTGCCCAAAGCAGAGACGCCCAGAGAACCAGAGCAGGGGGAGGCCACCAGGTCAGAATTCCAGCCAATGATTGCAACGGACACAGAACTACTACGGCAACAGAGACGCTACAATTCGCCCAGGGTCCTGCTGAGTGACAGCACCCCTTTGGAGCCCCCTCCCTTATATCTAATGGAGGACTATGTGGGCAACCCGGTGGTAACCAATAGAACATCACCACGAAGGAAACGGTATGCAGAGCATAAGAGTCACCGAGGAGAGTACTCAGTGTGTGACAGTGAGAGCCTGTGGGTGACCGACAAGTCCTCAGCCATTGACATTCGGGGACACCAGGTCACAGTACTGGGGGAGATCAAAACCGGCAACTCCCCCGtgaaacaatatttttatgaaaCGAGATGTAAAGAAGCCAGGCCAGTCAAAAACGGTTGCAGGGGGATTGATGACAAACACTGGAACTCTCAGTGCAAAACGTCGCAAACCTACGTCCGAGCACTGACTTCAGAAAACAACAAACTCATAGGCTGGCGCTGGATACGAATAGacacttcctgtgtgtgtgccttgtcGAGAAAAATTGGAAGAACATGA